In Acinonyx jubatus isolate Ajub_Pintada_27869175 chromosome B3, VMU_Ajub_asm_v1.0, whole genome shotgun sequence, a genomic segment contains:
- the BMP4 gene encoding bone morphogenetic protein 4 isoform X3 encodes MIPGNRMLMVVLLCQVLLGGSSHASLIPETGKKKVAEIQGHAGGRRSGQSHELLRDFEATLLQMFGLRRRPQPSKSAVIPDYMRDLYRLQSGEEEEEEQTHSVGLEYPERPASRANTVRSFHHEEHLENIPGTSENSAFRFLFNLSSIPENEVVSSAELRLFREQVNQGPDWEQGFHRINIYEVMKPPAEVVPGHLITRLLDTRLVHHNVTRWETFDVSPAVLRWTREKQPNYGLAIEVTHLHQTRTHQGQHVRISRSLPQGSGDWAQLRPLLVTFGHDGRGHALTRRQRAKRSPKHHPQRARKKNKNCRRHSLYVDFSDVGWNDWIVAPPGYQAFYCHGDCPFPLADHLNSTNHAIVQTLVNSVNSSIPKACCVPTELSAISMLYLDEYDKVVLKNYQEMVVEGCGCR; translated from the exons ATGATTCCTGGTAACCGAATGCTGATGGTCGTTTTATTATGCCAAGTCCTGCTAGGAGGCTCGAGCCATGCTAGTTTGATACCTGAGACGGGGAAGAAAAAAGTCGCCGAGATTCAGGGCCACGCGGGAGGACGCCGCTCAGGGCAGAGCCATGAGCTCCTGCGGGACTTCGAGGCTACACTTCTGCAGATGTTCGGGCTGCGCCGCCGGCCGCAGCCTAGCAAGAGCGCCGTCATCCCAGATTACATGCGGGATCTTTACCGGCTCCagtctggggaggaggaggaggaagagcagacCCACAGCGTCGGGCTGGAGTACCCTGAGCGCCCCGCCAGTAGGGCCAACACCGTGAGAAGCTTCCACCACGAAG AACATTTGGAGAACATCCCAGGGACCAGCGAAAACTCTGCTTTTCGTTTCCTCTTTAACCTCAGCAGCATCCCAGAGAACGAGGTGGTCTCTTCCGCAGAGCTTCGACTCTTCCGGGAGCAGGTGAACCAGGGCCCCGATTGGGAGCAGGGCTTTCACCGAATAAACATTTATGAGGTTATGAAGCCCCCGGCAGAAGTGGTGCCTGGGCACCTCATCACACGACTACTGGACACGAGACTGGTCCACCACAATGTGACACGGTGGGAAACTTTTGATGTGAGCCCTGCGGTCCTTCGCTGGACCCGGGAGAAACAGCCGAACTATGGGCTGGCCATTGAGGTGACTCACCTCCATCAGACACGGACCCACCAGGGCCAGCATGTCAGGATTAGCCGATCGTTACCTCAAGGGAGTGGGGATTGGGCCCAGCTCCGGCCCCTCCTGGTCACTTTTGGCCATGATGGCCGAGGACACGCCTTGACCCGACGCCAGAGGGCCAAACGTAGCCCCAAGCATCACCCACAGCGGGCCCGGAAGAAGAATAAGAACTGTCGTCGCCACTCGCTCTACGTGGACTTCAGCGATGTGGGCTGGAATGATTGGATTGTGGCCCCACCAGGCTACCAGGCCTTCTACTGCCATGGGGACTGCCCCTTTCCACTGGCCGACCACCTCAATTCCACCAACCATGCCATTGTGCAGACCCTGGTCAACTCTGTCAACTCCAGTATCCCCAAAGCCTGTTGTGTTCCCACTGAATTGAGCGCCATCTCCATGCTGTACCTGGATGAGTATGACAAGGTGGTACTGAAAAATTATCAAGAGATGGTAGTAGAGGGATGTGGGTGCCGCTGA
- the BMP4 gene encoding bone morphogenetic protein 4 isoform X1 — MARRPLSLGICFARRGPPGRRGAEILRNGSAENSPTAAPSPLSHTDLRPTPPPPARSHSVVPSRATHCRSSSEPFQQVCSRLAVKNHGLLLYALFSVILLGGSSHASLIPETGKKKVAEIQGHAGGRRSGQSHELLRDFEATLLQMFGLRRRPQPSKSAVIPDYMRDLYRLQSGEEEEEEQTHSVGLEYPERPASRANTVRSFHHEEHLENIPGTSENSAFRFLFNLSSIPENEVVSSAELRLFREQVNQGPDWEQGFHRINIYEVMKPPAEVVPGHLITRLLDTRLVHHNVTRWETFDVSPAVLRWTREKQPNYGLAIEVTHLHQTRTHQGQHVRISRSLPQGSGDWAQLRPLLVTFGHDGRGHALTRRQRAKRSPKHHPQRARKKNKNCRRHSLYVDFSDVGWNDWIVAPPGYQAFYCHGDCPFPLADHLNSTNHAIVQTLVNSVNSSIPKACCVPTELSAISMLYLDEYDKVVLKNYQEMVVEGCGCR; from the exons ATGGCCCGCCGACCGCTTTCTTTGGGGATTTGCTTTGCTCGGAGAGGACCCCCCGGCCGACGCGGTGCGGAGATTCTCCGAAATGGGAGCGCAGAAAATAGCCCCACGGCCGCTCCCTCCCCACTTTCCCACACCGATCTCCGCCCAACACCTCCCCCTCCGGCCCG gAGCCATTCCGTAGTGCCATCCAGAGCAACGCACTGCCGCAGCTCCTCTGAGCCTTTCCAGCAAGTTTGTTCAAGATTGGCTGTCAAGAATCATGGACTGTTATTATATGCCTTGTTTTCTGTCA TCCTGCTAGGAGGCTCGAGCCATGCTAGTTTGATACCTGAGACGGGGAAGAAAAAAGTCGCCGAGATTCAGGGCCACGCGGGAGGACGCCGCTCAGGGCAGAGCCATGAGCTCCTGCGGGACTTCGAGGCTACACTTCTGCAGATGTTCGGGCTGCGCCGCCGGCCGCAGCCTAGCAAGAGCGCCGTCATCCCAGATTACATGCGGGATCTTTACCGGCTCCagtctggggaggaggaggaggaagagcagacCCACAGCGTCGGGCTGGAGTACCCTGAGCGCCCCGCCAGTAGGGCCAACACCGTGAGAAGCTTCCACCACGAAG AACATTTGGAGAACATCCCAGGGACCAGCGAAAACTCTGCTTTTCGTTTCCTCTTTAACCTCAGCAGCATCCCAGAGAACGAGGTGGTCTCTTCCGCAGAGCTTCGACTCTTCCGGGAGCAGGTGAACCAGGGCCCCGATTGGGAGCAGGGCTTTCACCGAATAAACATTTATGAGGTTATGAAGCCCCCGGCAGAAGTGGTGCCTGGGCACCTCATCACACGACTACTGGACACGAGACTGGTCCACCACAATGTGACACGGTGGGAAACTTTTGATGTGAGCCCTGCGGTCCTTCGCTGGACCCGGGAGAAACAGCCGAACTATGGGCTGGCCATTGAGGTGACTCACCTCCATCAGACACGGACCCACCAGGGCCAGCATGTCAGGATTAGCCGATCGTTACCTCAAGGGAGTGGGGATTGGGCCCAGCTCCGGCCCCTCCTGGTCACTTTTGGCCATGATGGCCGAGGACACGCCTTGACCCGACGCCAGAGGGCCAAACGTAGCCCCAAGCATCACCCACAGCGGGCCCGGAAGAAGAATAAGAACTGTCGTCGCCACTCGCTCTACGTGGACTTCAGCGATGTGGGCTGGAATGATTGGATTGTGGCCCCACCAGGCTACCAGGCCTTCTACTGCCATGGGGACTGCCCCTTTCCACTGGCCGACCACCTCAATTCCACCAACCATGCCATTGTGCAGACCCTGGTCAACTCTGTCAACTCCAGTATCCCCAAAGCCTGTTGTGTTCCCACTGAATTGAGCGCCATCTCCATGCTGTACCTGGATGAGTATGACAAGGTGGTACTGAAAAATTATCAAGAGATGGTAGTAGAGGGATGTGGGTGCCGCTGA
- the BMP4 gene encoding bone morphogenetic protein 4 isoform X2, whose translation MHEGRGGGREGRRAEPCPEARSHSVVPSRATHCRSSSEPFQQVCSRLAVKNHGLLLYALFSVILLGGSSHASLIPETGKKKVAEIQGHAGGRRSGQSHELLRDFEATLLQMFGLRRRPQPSKSAVIPDYMRDLYRLQSGEEEEEEQTHSVGLEYPERPASRANTVRSFHHEEHLENIPGTSENSAFRFLFNLSSIPENEVVSSAELRLFREQVNQGPDWEQGFHRINIYEVMKPPAEVVPGHLITRLLDTRLVHHNVTRWETFDVSPAVLRWTREKQPNYGLAIEVTHLHQTRTHQGQHVRISRSLPQGSGDWAQLRPLLVTFGHDGRGHALTRRQRAKRSPKHHPQRARKKNKNCRRHSLYVDFSDVGWNDWIVAPPGYQAFYCHGDCPFPLADHLNSTNHAIVQTLVNSVNSSIPKACCVPTELSAISMLYLDEYDKVVLKNYQEMVVEGCGCR comes from the exons atgcacgagggcagaggaggagggagggagggaaggagagcggAGCCCTGTCCGGAAGCTAG gAGCCATTCCGTAGTGCCATCCAGAGCAACGCACTGCCGCAGCTCCTCTGAGCCTTTCCAGCAAGTTTGTTCAAGATTGGCTGTCAAGAATCATGGACTGTTATTATATGCCTTGTTTTCTGTCA TCCTGCTAGGAGGCTCGAGCCATGCTAGTTTGATACCTGAGACGGGGAAGAAAAAAGTCGCCGAGATTCAGGGCCACGCGGGAGGACGCCGCTCAGGGCAGAGCCATGAGCTCCTGCGGGACTTCGAGGCTACACTTCTGCAGATGTTCGGGCTGCGCCGCCGGCCGCAGCCTAGCAAGAGCGCCGTCATCCCAGATTACATGCGGGATCTTTACCGGCTCCagtctggggaggaggaggaggaagagcagacCCACAGCGTCGGGCTGGAGTACCCTGAGCGCCCCGCCAGTAGGGCCAACACCGTGAGAAGCTTCCACCACGAAG AACATTTGGAGAACATCCCAGGGACCAGCGAAAACTCTGCTTTTCGTTTCCTCTTTAACCTCAGCAGCATCCCAGAGAACGAGGTGGTCTCTTCCGCAGAGCTTCGACTCTTCCGGGAGCAGGTGAACCAGGGCCCCGATTGGGAGCAGGGCTTTCACCGAATAAACATTTATGAGGTTATGAAGCCCCCGGCAGAAGTGGTGCCTGGGCACCTCATCACACGACTACTGGACACGAGACTGGTCCACCACAATGTGACACGGTGGGAAACTTTTGATGTGAGCCCTGCGGTCCTTCGCTGGACCCGGGAGAAACAGCCGAACTATGGGCTGGCCATTGAGGTGACTCACCTCCATCAGACACGGACCCACCAGGGCCAGCATGTCAGGATTAGCCGATCGTTACCTCAAGGGAGTGGGGATTGGGCCCAGCTCCGGCCCCTCCTGGTCACTTTTGGCCATGATGGCCGAGGACACGCCTTGACCCGACGCCAGAGGGCCAAACGTAGCCCCAAGCATCACCCACAGCGGGCCCGGAAGAAGAATAAGAACTGTCGTCGCCACTCGCTCTACGTGGACTTCAGCGATGTGGGCTGGAATGATTGGATTGTGGCCCCACCAGGCTACCAGGCCTTCTACTGCCATGGGGACTGCCCCTTTCCACTGGCCGACCACCTCAATTCCACCAACCATGCCATTGTGCAGACCCTGGTCAACTCTGTCAACTCCAGTATCCCCAAAGCCTGTTGTGTTCCCACTGAATTGAGCGCCATCTCCATGCTGTACCTGGATGAGTATGACAAGGTGGTACTGAAAAATTATCAAGAGATGGTAGTAGAGGGATGTGGGTGCCGCTGA